A stretch of DNA from Pirellulales bacterium:
CAGAGTCGCCGCGATTGGCCCACTTATCGAACAGACGATCGAGCGAATCGGGATGCAACGCCCAGCCGTCGAGAGTGAACAGGTTAGGCGTGCCGAGCATTTGCGGGATTCGTTTCCCGGGATAAGCTTCTCTCAATCGGCAATAGTAAGCAATAAGCGGGATGCGTAAGCCATCAAATAGCTTGGGCAATTCAAGCTCTTTGAGATGCGCTGAATGCTCGTCGTAGAGAATGCCGAGTCCGGTGACACCCGTGCGTGAATATGATTCTTCTTCCTCGCGAGCGACCATTCGCCGCACCTGGTCCACAGTAAAGCGAGTGCCGAGCTTCCTGCAGACCGCGAACATTGCATTGGCGGCCTGATTCCCTTCGGCGGTAGCCCACAGTCGCATGCCAAGGGTGATGGCTTGATCAATAACGAGGTCGATCGGGAAAGTGTCGGAAATGACGTCCAACTTTCCCAAGAGGTCGAGCAGCGAATTAAGGATTTCGAGCTTATAGACCGCTGCAGCCGTCCGAATTGCGTCATTAAGCGTTAATACGAGTTGCGTTTCCGTTGACCAACGTGCGACATCTTGAAGTTCGCCGTACAGGCCATATGCCAGTGTTTGGGTAACTGGAACGTATTCCGTGGAGGTTTGGGGCAAACTGTGGATGCCGAATCCGGTGCGGCGCTTTTCCAGCAGCCAGTGCTGCACCCACAGATACCACGCTTCTTTGCGAGCCAAGTCTGCCTGGACGAGTAGAACAGGCACACGGCAAGTATCCGCATATGACGCCAAGGCACGTGGCACCTTGAGCTGTACTCCGCGCTTTACTAGCTTGACCTGTT
This window harbors:
- a CDS encoding DUF4365 domain-containing protein yields the protein MTKRSDAQRIGSRGQRLVAHLVEDAGGWIARTMDEDYGIDLELELDTPEVIGQIVKVQIKAAQQVKLVKRGVQLKVPRALASYADTCRVPVLLVQADLARKEAWYLWVQHWLLEKRRTGFGIHSLPQTSTEYVPVTQTLAYGLYGELQDVARWSTETQLVLTLNDAIRTAAAVYKLEILNSLLDLLGKLDVISDTFPIDLVIDQAITLGMRLWATAEGNQAANAMFAVCRKLGTRFTVDQVRRMVAREEEESYSRTGVTGLGILYDEHSAHLKELELPKLFDGLRIPLIAYYCRLREAYPGKRIPQMLGTPNLFTLDGWALHPDSLDRLFDKWANRGDSAILDYLVPVADLPAE